One window of the Triticum dicoccoides isolate Atlit2015 ecotype Zavitan chromosome 3B, WEW_v2.0, whole genome shotgun sequence genome contains the following:
- the LOC119277440 gene encoding amino acid transporter AVT6C-like: MVSKSSRGPGMAAAGSEAEEALLLPERVAGDAGAPPGNASVLGAVFNVSTSVVGAGIMSIPAAMRVLGVAPALALIVCVALLANVAVDFMLRYTRGTPSYAALMGGSFGRAGAKLLNVFIAFNCVGTLTVYLIIIGDVMSGPVGSGEAHAGVLPEWFGPHWWTGRDAVLVAAAVILLPLVLQKHVDSLRYTSAVSILLAAVFMLITMGIALYTVFTGTAKMPRMLPDFSTLASPFELFTAVPVIVVAFTFHFNVHPIRAELSKTSDMKSAVRISLVLCAAIYAAVGFFGFLLFGDATMPDVLANFDRSSGSGVPQALNDAARLSYALHLVLVFPLLHYSLRVNVDELLFPGRRPLATDTRRFVALTAVLMGLLYALAIAIPSIWTLFQYSGSTFAVCISLIFPGAIVLRDVHGIAKRKDKAMAAMMITLAVITSSIAIASNVMSSIKGEVKGVNAGAS; the protein is encoded by the exons ATGGTGTCCAAGAGCTCGCGCGGTCCCGGCATGGCCGCCGCCGgcagcgaggcggaggaggcgctcCTGCTGCCGGAGCGCGTCGCCGGTGACGCGGGGGCGCCTCCCGGCAACGCGTCCGTCCTCGGCGCGGTGTTCAACGTGTCGACGAGCGTGGTGGGCGCCGGGATCATGTCGATCCCGGCGGCCATGCGGGTGCTCGGCGTGGCCCCGGCCCTGGCGCTCATCGTGTGCGTAGCGCTCCTCGCCAACGTCGCCGTGGACTTCATGCTCCGGTACACCCGGGGCACGCCGTCGTACGCGGCGCTGATGGGCGGCTCGTTCGGCCGCGCCGGCGCCAAGCTGCTCAACGTCTTCATCGCCTTCAACTGCGTCGGGACCCTCACCGTCTACCTCATAATCATCG GGGACGTGATGTCCGGCCCCGTGGGCAGCGGGGAGGCGCACGCCGGGGTGCTGCCGGAGTGGTTCGGCCCGCACTGGTGGACCGGCCGGGATGCGGTGCTGGTGGCGGCCGCGGTGATTCTCCTGCCTCTTGTGCTCCAGAAGCATGTAG ATTCGCTGAGGTACACATCGGCCGTGTCCATCCTTCTGGCGGCGGTGTTCATGCTCATCACGATGGGGATCGCGCTGTACACAGTCTTCACCGGCACCGCCAAGATGCCACGGATGCTGCCGGACTTCTCCACCCTCGCATCCCCCTTCGAGCTCTTCACCGCCGTCCCCGTCATCGTCGTCGCCTTCACCTTCCACTTCAACG TGCACCCCATCCGCGCGGAGCTGAGCAAGACGTCGGACATGAAGTCGGCGGTGCGCATCTCGCTCGTGCTCTGCGCCGCCATCTACGCCGCGGTGGGCTTCTTCGGCTTCCTCCTCTTCGGGGACGCCACCATGCCCGACGTGCTCGCCAACTTCGACCGCAGCTCCGGCTCCGGCGTCCCGCAGGCGCTCAACGACGCCGCGCGCCTCAGCTACGCGCTGCACCTCGTGCTCGTCTTCCCGCTCCTCCACTACTCGCTCCGCGTCAACGTCGACGAGCTCCTCTTCCCGGGCCGCCGCCCGCTGGCCACCGACACGCGCCGCTTCGTGGCGCTCACGGCCGTGCTCATGGGGTTGCTCTACGCGCTCGCCATCGCCATCCCCAGCATCTGGACGCTCTTCCAGTACTCAGGCTCCACGTTCGCCGTCTGCATATCGCTCATCTTCCCTGGCGCCATTGTTCTCAG GGATGTTCATGGAATAGCAAAGAGGAAGGACAAGGCAATGGCGGCAATGATGATCACTCTGGCGGTGATCACGAGCAGCATCGCCATTGCTTCCAACGTCATGAGCTCCATCAAGGGCGAAGTGAAAGGTGTTAATGCCGGAGCTAGTTAG